From the Chanodichthys erythropterus isolate Z2021 chromosome 9, ASM2448905v1, whole genome shotgun sequence genome, the window CTGACAGTGATCTGGAGAAACTTtgaacaaaagtaaaaaaaatgaaagaaaacaatCACAGATTATAAAGTATTTCACAGTGatgaatgtttttaaagctgcagtgtgTCCTTTCTGTCAAACGGAACTGCAGAAATGATTCAAAGATTGTTTCCCAAAAACACTGTCATTGGTCAGTCAAACAGATAGTCCCGCCCCTAACCCACGTGATTGGTTGAGTCAGAAGTTGAGATGTCTAATGAAGCAGTGGTCTCTACAgtcgatgcttttgggaaacgcagccctgatCAGTGTGTGAAAGAGTCGCAGAGTTTCACTCGTCAGGAATGACTCTAAACATCAAACTCGCCACAAACTTGTTTTAAGAATGTAACAGAAAACACCAGAGAATTAATGAAGGGTTTCCAGAAGAGAGACAGAATTTACtactcaaaaacacacacatcaatccTCGTCTGGTAATTATAAACTTGTgttgatgtcacttcctgtagCTCAACCCCAACACCCTCATGAGGATCGGCTTGTTTACTCAGATCTGTTCATGAATATATTTAGATGAGTCTTTTTTAGCAGATCTCTTGAGTGAAAAGATTTTCGTCTAAGAACTGTTTGTTTTCGACAGAGAAGCACCCTGTTAACATCACAAGTAACCGCTGTCCCAGACGTGTGCACCTGGCTCTCGGATtgtgatgtcatttcctgtgGGATCATTCAGAGTGTGGGATGAGATACGAGCTTGTGTTTGCTCTGCATCACATAGTTCTGAATGACCGCAGCGATTTACACCAAACCTCCTCTGAAATGCAGACGCACACACCCAGACGAGACGAGAGTCACAAACACCAGAGTCGCACTCGGACCCGAGACGAGAAGAGGAgcgacgatgatgatgatgatgctgaTGATGCTGGCGCTCACCTCAGCGTGTGTCGCTCTGGATCCAGCGGCGCTGAAGGAGGCCACGGTGAGAAGGAACCCATCGATGAGTTATTACACTTCTGTGATTATCCTGCTACATCAGCTTGTTTCCCGTCTCTCAGGTCTATCTGAAGCGATACGGTTATTTATCTTCCTCATCCAGCGCAGATCATCAGGGGCTTCAAACTGAGCAGATGAATGAGGCTCTTCGGtatctcacacactcacacacacgtcAGTGGGGTAAGCTGTGCCACTTTTACTTATGTTGTCCTTCAGGGAAGGAGAAATGAGATGAGGTAAAACTCAAACTCCTAAATCTATTTCAGGATATCTGCTGTCCTCTGAAACGAGAAGAACGTGTCTGTAACCAAAGAAACACAGAAATGTCAATCAGTGACCGTTACATTTCAAACCAAAAGATGAACATAGATGATAAAATGATCCCAACTTGTTGTGCAGTTTCCTAGACAAATGGGGTGACACAGCTTACCCCACTGTCCTCCTGCTGTCTGTGATCGTCCACAGCTGAACAGATCTCTTTTTCCTGAACCCAACACGTGCCTTCTGTGTGAACGCAAACACGTCCCGGGATGGGGACCTAGTCAGTCCCAGAATACGCCCTCTGTGAACAAAAGCAGTAATCAATGGCGTAAGGGGTGTGTTGTAATGATGGCGCCGAAGCTGAGAGTGTTCGCCAGCTCATGGAACGGTACGCGATGCGTTAGTTTATGATCGACGCTGCAGAGACTTCACACCTCACATCCTGATGTCACGTGTCTTTAAAGGATGTGTGTGAACACAAGCACAGGTTCCAGGAAATCAGTGCGAATGAACCAAAATCAAACGATTTGAAACAAACACATTATCTGTATATTTTCTGTGTGAAAGGGGCGATATTAACACAGACACAAACCCGTCAGCCTTCATCATGTCACAAACGTCTGTTTCAGAATCTTCCAGAAGGTGACAGAATTACCGGTGACGGGCCGCCTGGACGGCCGAACGCTGGCCATGATGAGAGCCGCCCGCTGCGGAGTGAGAGACGCCTTCAACAACACGCTGGAGTATCGCGTCCTGGGTGCGTCGCTAGGGTTAATCTGTACTGACGTCAGCTGATGTACCTACAGCAACACCATGCGCCGCTTATCTCGATTCATGTCGATTGTGTtcgtgaggccagcagggggtgctcaccctgtggtctgtgtgggtcttaacaccccagtatagtgatggggacactatactgacaaaaagcaccgtccttcggatgagacgttaaaccgaggtcctgactctctgtggtcattaaaaatcccaggatgtccttcgaaaagagtaggggtgtaaccccgacatcctggccaaacttgcccattggcctctgtccatcatggcctcctaataatccctatacactgattggcttcctcactctgtctcctctctaccaataagctggtgtgtggtgggcatactggcgcaatatggctgccgtcgcatcatccaggtggatgctgcacattggtggtggttgaggagattcccccttcaatatgtaaagcgctttgagtgcccagaaaagcgctatataaatgtaaggattattattattattatgtcattacattcatttaagatatataatatgattggttttgttctgtttgtcCGGAGCTGCTCTTATCTACGCAAGGCTTGTTCTTGAGATCTACTCTGTTCTCCTGACTGAAACCTTGCGCTGCAGTTCCATAAACAGCCACTAAGTTAAGACCGTGTCTTGAGAACTACTCTAACCAACCAGCAGTTAGTTAGGGATGATCATCATATTTTTCAGTttcaaattagaccaatctaCCCTTATATGTAAGTGACTTAAATAAGGTGACTAACTTGTAAGACTAGTCCAATGGCGCCACTGCAGTTAGTACCGTTTCAAAGTGGGCGGGATTATAGACTGATGGTTATAGTTGCGCCGGTGTGGTGAGAAATCAAGTCCCCCCAGGAATTaggtctcctttaggaccccgGGCGATCCCATTGGTTCAACAGACTTTAAATGTGATGTACACTATATtgtcaaaagttttgggatgcctgcctttacgtgcacatgaactttaatgacatcccattcttaatccgtagggtttaatatggagttggccaccctttgcagctataacagcttcaactcttctgggaaagTTTTCCACAAGggttaggagtgtgtttatgggaatttttgaccattcttctagaagcacatttgtgaggtgaggcagtgatgttggcgagaaggtctggctcacagtctctgctctaattcatcccaaaggtgttctgtcgggttgaggtcaggacgcTGTGCAGGCCAGTCCAGTTCCTCCactccaaactcactcatccatgtctttatggaccttgctttgcgcactggtgcacagtcatgttggatcatccccaaactgttcttacaaagttgggagcatgaaattgtccaaaatgtcttggtatgctgaagcattaagagttcctttcactggaactaagggttcaagcAGGGTTGGATGGCTTGGatcagctgctcggccatggaaacccattccatgaagctctctacacactgttcttgagctaatctgaaggacacaggaagtttggaggtctgtagctattgactctgcagaaagttggtgacttctgcgcactgtgatcctcagcattctgtgattttacgtggccttaCATGAGtagctgttgttcccaatttcTTTCACTTTATGATGCCACTAACaattgaccgtggaatatttaatagtgaggaaatttcacgaatgggcTTATTTCACAGATGGCTATCACAGTACcacacttgaattcactgagctcctgagagcgacccattctttcacaaatgtttgtagaagcagtctgcatgcctagtgcttgatttatacacctgtggccatggaagtgattgaaacacctgaattcaatgatttggagtgtcccaatacttttggcaatatagtgtatttttAGCACCTGATTATAATTCCTGCAAAATCACGTTaagatttatatagtttaaaatgcGTTATGATGACcattaatgtcttttaaataaCATGATTCATATATACTACTATAATTGAAGCTATAGGTTGTGAAATCAAGCATTTCTCTTTCTTACTGTTTTTAGTTAGCTTATGTACTACGGTAGCGTAGCATATATCTACCCAATTAGCCTGCTAGCTTAGcttatattatatgttttagtGTCTTGTTTCACAAATCCAGTGACGCTGGTAGTGTCTCTGTGGATGCTGCTattctctctgaccaatcagtgatctgcagtgtttacacgTCACATTTTATCGGTCCGTTCACAGGTCACTGGCGTAAGAAGAGACTGACTTATCGCATCTATAACCATCCGCTTCATCTGGGATTGACTCGGACACGAGCAGCGATTCGCGCGGCCTTCGGCTACTGGAGCGACGTCTCTCAACTTCACTTCCAGGAGGTCAGCAGAGGTCACGCGGACATCAACCTCTCCTTCCACCGAAGAGACCAGGGCTGCCCGGTTCCTTTTGACGGACCAGGTGAGACTGCGTTTCACCTTTATACAACACATATTTCCAGTAAACATTAGATATTAGCGTTTAAAATGACCCCTCAAGGCATTTTTGTGAAATATGGCTTGTCCACCTGAGAAAATTGATATCTAAACATCAGGAATTTTGTCTGTTTGGGAGCAAAATGTTTGTTCAGCTTCTGTTGCTGTCCGGGTTCAGGCCAGGTTTTGGGTCATGCCGAAGGCCCGGAGTCTGGCACGGTTCACTTCGATGCCGATGAGGTGTGGACAGAGGGGCGGAGTTACGGAGCAAACCTACGCATCGTAGCTGCCCATGAGATAGGCCACGCCCTTGGACTAGGCCACTCCCAGTTCCACAGTGCTCTCATGGGCCCCGTGTACAAGGGATATCGGGACGGCTTCAAACTGCACCATGACGACATCCGCGGTATCCAAACTCTGTACGGTAAGAACATGCCGTCGTGTTTCCTGAAGTTTAACCACAGACCAaagggttatatatatatatcacctCTCTCAGGAAAACCTGTGGAAAGACCGTCCGCTGCTCCGAGAAAGCCAGAAGCAGAGCCGTCGACCCCGGACCACTGCGCCGCGCCACTGGACGCCATCATGCTGTGTAAAAGTACAGCTGATTTCTGATCAGTCCAACACCTGAAGTGGGTCATCAGCCTCATGTCTTTGTGTTTTTCTCTCCTCTCTGAAGGGCCTCTCCACAAGACATTTGCTTTCAGAGGTCAGAACGTGTGGACAGTCTCAGATTCCGGTCATAGCGCTCCTGTTCGCATTAATGCCCTGTGGAAAGAACTGCCCGGCAACATCAATGCAGCGGTTCACTCTCAAAGAACCAACAAATCCTATTTCCTTAAAGGTGAACTGTGAACTAACACTGTGTTGAATCTAAGAAACTGTATGTAGAGCTCTTGAAACCGAAATAGACTTGCAGTTTTAAAGTACAAATAAAAAAGTGGCTGTAATTTCAGAATGGAGCAGTTTTGAGATGTCAtggctttattaataataataaccagTTGTACCTGATTGCCACAGGAGATAAAGTGTGGAGATACTCTGGCTTTAAACTGGACCACGGCTACCCGAAACGACTCCGTATTCCCGCCAACATACAAGCTGCTTTCTTCCTCAAGAGCCGCCGGGCGCTCGTCTTCATAAAGGTGACAAAATCCTGAAAACAAGGAGGGCAAAAAGAACCTTCTGGTTATCAGTTCAGAGTCATTGTAGTGAAAAGCGTAAGCGGGGATTGTTTGTCTGTTCTGTAGGGATCAGATTACTGGCTCTGGGATGAACTGGGCTCAGGTAACAAACTCCTGCTCCAGCCCAAACCTCTGGCCCAGCTCATCGCCGGCCTGCCCTCGGATCCGGACGCCGCCTTCGCACGGACCGACGGACAGGTGTACGTGTTCAGGGGCGAGCAGTACTGGCGCGCGAGTCCCGCGATGCTGCTGGAGAAGGGCTATCCGCTCCGCGCCAGAGAGCCATGGATGCCGTGTGACGATTAGACCTGCAGAGTCCTAAGATCAAATCACTTTAgtcaattattattttcatgaatataaattatttttatttcataaatcGCTACAGTAAAGATAAAAGACATATTAGGAAGTCATTGTCAGCAGTTTATTAGTAGTCTCTCTTTCTCTAACATGAAACATGACTGAAGCAACAGGTTCATTAGTGGCTCATTATTCAtctgtattaatattaataaaaaggaCTGAAACTAAGTGTAAATGTTTTCATTGGTGCAAAT encodes:
- the LOC137026167 gene encoding matrix metalloproteinase-19-like isoform X3, with the protein product MTAAIYTKPPLKCRRTHPDETRVTNTRVALGPETRRGATMMMMMLMMLALTSACVALDPAALKEATVYLKRYGYLSSSSSADHQGLQTEQMNEALRIFQKVTELPVTGRLDGRTLAMMRAARCGVRDAFNNTLEYRVLGHWRKKRLTYRIYNHPLHLGLTRTRAAIRAAFGYWSDVSQLHFQEVSRGHADINLSFHRRDQGCPVPFDGPGQVLGHAEGPESGTVHFDADEVWTEGRSYGANLRIVAAHEIGHALGLGHSQFHSALMGPVYKGYRDGFKLHHDDIRGIQTLYGKPVERPSAAPRKPEAEPSTPDHCAAPLDAIMLWPLHKTFAFRGQNVWTVSDSGHSAPVRINALWKELPGNINAAVHSQRTNKSYFLKGDKVWRYSGFKLDHGYPKRLRIPANIQAAFFLKSRRALVFIKGSDYWLWDELGSGNKLLLQPKPLAQLIAGLPSDPDAAFARTDGQVYVFRGEQYWRASPAMLLEKGYPLRAREPWMPCDD
- the LOC137026167 gene encoding matrix metalloproteinase-19-like isoform X1 → MTAAIYTKPPLKCRRTHPDETRVTNTRVALGPETRRGATMMMMMLMMLALTSACVALDPAALKEATVYLKRYGYLSSSSSADHQGLQTEQMNEALRIFQKVTELPVTGRLDGRTLAMMRAARCGVRDAFNNTLEYRVLGHWRKKRLTYRIYNHPLHLGLTRTRAAIRAAFGYWSDVSQLHFQEVSRGHADINLSFHRRDQGCPVPFDGPGQVLGHAEGPESGTVHFDADEVWTEGRSYGANLRIVAAHEIGHALGLGHSQFHSALMGPVYKGYRDGFKLHHDDIRGIQTLYGKNMPSCFLKFNHRPKGYIYISPLSGKPVERPSAAPRKPEAEPSTPDHCAAPLDAIMLWPLHKTFAFRGQNVWTVSDSGHSAPVRINALWKELPGNINAAVHSQRTNKSYFLKGDKVWRYSGFKLDHGYPKRLRIPANIQAAFFLKSRRALVFIKGSDYWLWDELGSGNKLLLQPKPLAQLIAGLPSDPDAAFARTDGQVYVFRGEQYWRASPAMLLEKGYPLRAREPWMPCDD
- the LOC137026167 gene encoding matrix metalloproteinase-19-like isoform X2 yields the protein MTAAIYTKPPLKCRRTHPDETRVTNTRVALGPETRRGATMMMMMLMMLALTSACVALDPAALKEATVYLKRYGYLSSSSSADHQGLQTEQMNEALRIFQKVTELPVTGRLDGRTLAMMRAARCGVRDAFNNTLEYRVLGHWRKKRLTYRIYNHPLHLGLTRTRAAIRAAFGYWSDVSQLHFQEVSRGHADINLSFHRRDQGCPVPFDGPGQVLGHAEGPESGTVHFDADEVWTEGRSYGANLRIVAAHEIGHALGLGHSQFHSALMGPVYKGYRDGFKLHHDDIRGIQTLYGKPVERPSAAPRKPEAEPSTPDHCAAPLDAIMLCKRPLHKTFAFRGQNVWTVSDSGHSAPVRINALWKELPGNINAAVHSQRTNKSYFLKGDKVWRYSGFKLDHGYPKRLRIPANIQAAFFLKSRRALVFIKGSDYWLWDELGSGNKLLLQPKPLAQLIAGLPSDPDAAFARTDGQVYVFRGEQYWRASPAMLLEKGYPLRAREPWMPCDD